The DNA region TCTATCTAAGGAGCGTTGATCAGATTGCCGAACTTGGAGCCAACGCACTGGTGGTCGTAACACCATGGTTTCAGGATACCGGCAGTACCAATACCATTTACCGGATCTCCAGCCGCTGCCCCACCGACGAACAGCTCAAAGCTGTTTTTAAGCGAGCAAAGCAACGGAACCTTCGTACTGCCATTGTCCCAATCGTGCTTATTAAAAATCCAGTTGGCAAAGAGTGGCGAGGGACTATCGCGCCCACAAATTGGGAACAATGGTGGATGAGCTACGGTGCATTTATTAACCACTTCGCTGGCATGGCCGCTGAATTGGATATTGACATCCTTTCCATCGGAAGTGAGTTGAACTCAACTGAAGATCAAGAGCAACATTGGACTCATGTTGCTGCTGCTACACGAAAAATATTCTCCGGCACAATGACCTACACCGCAAATTGGGATCGATATGAGAAAGTAAAATTTTGGAATCTTGTCGATGCCATCAGCATTAGTGCCTACTTTGAGTTAGTAGAAAATCCAGAACAACAAAACGTATTAATGATGTCCGAAGCCTGGGGAAAAATTGCCACTAAAATCGCTGACTTTGCCAAGACACAGGGCCGACCACTTCTGCTCATGGAAGTCGGATATCCATCTGTACCATGGGCAGCCCTTCATCCATGGAACTACCAGCCCGGCGATCTCAAAGAATCTGATCCTGAAACCCAAGCTCGAGCCTATGAGGCCTTTCTCACAATTTGGACGGCAAAGCTCACGGCTCAGGCCTGCCCCGTACAGGGGTTCTTCCTCTACCACTGGGATCCGTACCACAGCGGCGGCTCACGGGATTTTGGCTATGGCATTGACGGAAAGCCTGCCAAAACGCTCATCCGAGATGCCTTCCAGCAGATCAAATCAGAGATCCGAAAAAACCAAGCAAAGCCTCAATCTCTGGCAGATTGAACGTTCCTCGCTAGGATGTGCCAGCGTTCTGTCTTCGTCCTGATCCAATCAGCCCCAAGCAGCCCAACTGGGCAACCACCCTATTCCAATGAACAAAAGAACTCATATGTGCGGCGAGCTTCGAGAAACCGATTCCGGCTCACATGTCACTATCAGCGGCTGGATTGCTACCTATCGAGATCAGGGCAAAGGCCTCATCTTCCTGGACCTTCGAGATCGCACCGGTATTACCCAGGTTGTCTTTGATCTAGAGGATGTCGATGAAGAGCTGGTTACGACTGCAAAGAGTCTCCGCCGCGAGTTTGTAGTGAGCATCACCGGCATGGTGCGGGAACGTGAAGGCAAGGCCAATCAAAAACTTGCAACCGGCGCCATTGAAGTAAGAGCAGACAAGCTTGAAGTCCTCAGTCGCAGTGATAATCCACCGATTCTTCCTGACGAACACGAAGCTGAAAAAATCTCTGAAGATATTCGACTCAAGTATCGGTATATCGATCTGCGGCGTAAGCGAATGCAGGATATCCTCACCACTCGACATCGAATCACACAACTAACAAGATCGTTCTTTGGTGAAAATGGTTTCATTGAAGTTGAAACACCACTTCTGATTAAACCGACACCAGAAGGAGCGCGTGACTTTATTGTGCCTTCGCGCGTCAAGCCAGGATCGTGGTATGTACTCCCACAAAGTCCACAGATCTTTAAGCAAATTTTGATGATTGGTGGCCTCGATCGATACATGCAGATTTGCAAGTGCCTTCGAGATGAAGATCCTCGTGCCGATCGTCAGGCAGAGTTCACTCAAATCGATCTCGAAATGAGTTTTGTGGATCGAGATGATGTAATGGACATGACGTCGAGTTTCGTACGTTTACTATTCAAAGAACTGAAGGGTATAGACGTTGGCCTGATCCCAACAATGAGCTATGCCGATGCGATGAGCCGCTTTGGTAGTGATCGCCCCGACCTTCGCTTTGACCTTGAGCTTCACGATGCCACTGATCTTGCGAGCAAGACAGAGTTCCGCGTTTTCACTGAAGCAATTGGATTAGAAAATGGTGTTGTCAAAGCACTGGTTGTACCGAACGGGGTCGACAAACTAACTCGCAAGAATCTTGATGGCTATGGAGAGATTGCCAAAACCTATGGTGCAGGTGGATTGCCGACATCAAAGTTCACAGGACAAGGTGAGCACGGCGGTTTCGAAACTGGTATTGCCAAGTTCCTTGCTCCCATTGCAGGTGAGCTCGCTGCATCACTCAATCTCAAGCACGGTGATATTGTTGTCTTTACCGCTGATCGTGCCAACATCGCCAACACGGCACTGGGTCAAGTAAGATTACAAATTGGCCGAGATTTAGATCTGATCGACGAGACCCAATTCAAGTTACTTTGGGTTGTTGACTTTCCGATGTTTGAACGCGATGAGGAAACGGGCCATTGGACGAGTTTGCACCACCCCTTTACCGCCCCCATGCCAGGCCAGGTTGGTGTGCTTGATTCTGATCCGGGTGCCTGCATCTCGGCTGGATATGATCTGGTTATCAATGGTTCAGAAGCAGCCGGAGGCTCTGTTCGTATCCATGATCAAGATGTCCAAGCCAAGGTTTTCTCACTTTTAGGGCTCACTCCAGAAGATGCTTCAACAAAATTTGGTTTCTTATTGGAAGCCTTGAGATATGGAGCCCCACCACACGGTGGCATTGCCTTCGGATTGGATCGTTTGACGATGCTCTTCTGTGATACTGATAATATTCGTGACGTCATTGCCTTCCCCAAAACTGGCAGTGGCTTAGATCTCATGTCAGAAGCACCTGGACCTGTTGATGATGAGCAACTCGCCGAACTGCGTGTTTGTGTCATGGAACCAGACACTGCTTCCTAATGCCTCTCAAGACCTGTGACTGTTTTTTCTCATGAGTAAAAACGCGATTCTAACACTACTGATTCTGATTGGCTTGGTTGCAGGCGCTCTTTTTGGTGAGTACATCCTCTTCCCTTCTGGGCAAGTTGGTGGCGATCACTGGACAAAACAGCTTGGTGATTTGATTTTGATTCGACCGCTGAAGCTGCTGGTGATCCCCCTCATCTTCTTTAGCGTGGTATCAGGCATCACTCGAATTGGTGACCCCTCTCGGCTTGGCTTGGTTGGTGGCGCAACCATCATTTATTACATCACAACGATGTTGCTTGCCGTCATCCTTGGGACGGCACTCGTTTCTTGGGTTGCACCTGGCGTCAGCCCACACGATCAACAACTTGCACTTATCAGCCAAGGCGAGGCTGCTTTTAATGACAGCACCAATCTTCAAAGCAAAGTCAGCAACCAGACGATGGGTTCCGCCTGGACAAATATCCTACGGCAGTTGATACCAGACAATGTCATCAAGGAAATGTCAGATGGCAGACCCTTGGGCGTCATCGTCTTTGCCATTGGATTTGGGCTGGCGCTGGCCTGGGGACGAGAACGCACGAAGGCCGCAAGAAAGGTCATGGATGCTTGTTTTGAAGGCATGATGATCTTTGTTCAGTGGATTATTTGGCTCACGCCTATTGGTGTATTTTTCTTGGTCTCATGGTCTGTTGGCCAACTTGGTCTGACAAACATTGCTGGGCCAATTGGAAAATACATGCTTGTGGTGCTTGTCGGGCTCGCAATTCACGGATTGATTGTTCTTCCAATCGTGCTAACAATCTTCGGACGAACAAATCCATACCAATTCCTATGGCAGATGCGAAGAGCATTACTGACCGCATTTGGCACCGACTCTAGCTCTGCCACACTGCCAGTCACGATGGATACAGCCGAAAATGAGGGGCGATGTTCTAAACGAGCCTCGAATTTTGTATTACCACTGGGCTCGACAATCAACATGGATGGCACAGCCCTCTATGAAGCCGTCGCAGTCGTCTTTCTATTCCAGTTATATGGCTACGATCTCAGCATGGTTCAACTGACGATTGTCGTTATTACTGCGACACTAGCAGCAATCGGTGCTGCTGGCATTCCCTCAGCGGGCCTTGTTACGATGGTTGTGGTTATCTCTGCAGTCAATACCAGTCTTGCACCAACCGGCGTGGATCCGCTACCCATTGCTGCAATCGGCATTATTCTAGGTGTCGATCGCATCTTGGACATGTGCCGAACAA from Phycisphaerales bacterium includes:
- a CDS encoding dicarboxylate/amino acid:cation symporter, with translation MSKNAILTLLILIGLVAGALFGEYILFPSGQVGGDHWTKQLGDLILIRPLKLLVIPLIFFSVVSGITRIGDPSRLGLVGGATIIYYITTMLLAVILGTALVSWVAPGVSPHDQQLALISQGEAAFNDSTNLQSKVSNQTMGSAWTNILRQLIPDNVIKEMSDGRPLGVIVFAIGFGLALAWGRERTKAARKVMDACFEGMMIFVQWIIWLTPIGVFFLVSWSVGQLGLTNIAGPIGKYMLVVLVGLAIHGLIVLPIVLTIFGRTNPYQFLWQMRRALLTAFGTDSSSATLPVTMDTAENEGRCSKRASNFVLPLGSTINMDGTALYEAVAVVFLFQLYGYDLSMVQLTIVVITATLAAIGAAGIPSAGLVTMVVVISAVNTSLAPTGVDPLPIAAIGIILGVDRILDMCRTTVNVWGDATGAKIISRLAPDEPVSDASDSDI
- the aspS gene encoding aspartate--tRNA ligase, giving the protein MNKRTHMCGELRETDSGSHVTISGWIATYRDQGKGLIFLDLRDRTGITQVVFDLEDVDEELVTTAKSLRREFVVSITGMVREREGKANQKLATGAIEVRADKLEVLSRSDNPPILPDEHEAEKISEDIRLKYRYIDLRRKRMQDILTTRHRITQLTRSFFGENGFIEVETPLLIKPTPEGARDFIVPSRVKPGSWYVLPQSPQIFKQILMIGGLDRYMQICKCLRDEDPRADRQAEFTQIDLEMSFVDRDDVMDMTSSFVRLLFKELKGIDVGLIPTMSYADAMSRFGSDRPDLRFDLELHDATDLASKTEFRVFTEAIGLENGVVKALVVPNGVDKLTRKNLDGYGEIAKTYGAGGLPTSKFTGQGEHGGFETGIAKFLAPIAGELAASLNLKHGDIVVFTADRANIANTALGQVRLQIGRDLDLIDETQFKLLWVVDFPMFERDEETGHWTSLHHPFTAPMPGQVGVLDSDPGACISAGYDLVINGSEAAGGSVRIHDQDVQAKVFSLLGLTPEDASTKFGFLLEALRYGAPPHGGIAFGLDRLTMLFCDTDNIRDVIAFPKTGSGLDLMSEAPGPVDDEQLAELRVCVMEPDTAS